The Humulus lupulus chromosome 3, drHumLupu1.1, whole genome shotgun sequence genome window below encodes:
- the LOC133822062 gene encoding WAT1-related protein At1g70260, translating into MMMMLGKPKLWECIPFAAMVTMEACTIILTIWAKTVITNRMSPFVFVVYTHALSSIFLLPFSFFYHRNDRTDEEPVFTLSLFLRLFLLGLTGITIPQNLAFLGLSYSSPIVVCAMGLTFPSLSFLLSIVLRTSKVNWRSSSFQAKLCGTIVSFLGATMVELYKGPLIRNTSSSLHVPMLAAAKKFLIFSSTPEYWVLGGILLAAANLCVSVWNTLQAGTVKQYPQVMKVASFYSTIGTLQSALLSALLFERDLNAWKLNLNSTELLLIVLTATFMGLIRSCVHLWCMRMKGPLYVPMFKPFGIVFATIFGTSLPASTLRYGSVIGTAIVGMGYFTLMWSQLNHEDEVRSVKQYDVESPPEEDEDMKTPLLKPQQNFVD; encoded by the exons atgatgatgatgttggGGAAGCCTAAGTTGTGGGAATGTATCCCATTTGCAGCGATGGTAACGATGGAGGCTTGCACCATTATCTTGACCATTTGGGCTAAGACAGTCATCACTAATAGGATGAGTCCATTCGTTTTTGTTGTTTACACACATGCTCTTTCTTCTATCTTTCTCCTCCCCTTTTCCTTCTTTTACCATCGCAACGACAG AACTGATGAAGAGCCAGTATTCACCTTAAGTCTTTTTCTGCGGCTCTTCCTTCTGGGATTAACTGG GATCACCATACCTCAGAACCTGGCATTTTTGGGACTCTCTTACAGTTCTCCAATTGTTGTTTGTGCCATGGGCCTCACGTTCCCATCTTTGTCCTTCTTACTTTCCATAGTGCTCAG AACTTCAAAAGTGAATTGGAGAAGTTCGAGCTTCCAAGCTAAATTATGTGGAACAATAGTATCATTCCTTGGAGCAACAATGGTGGAATTGTACAAGGGTCCACTTATTCGAAACACATCATCTTCTCTCCATGTACCTATGCTGGCCGCAGCCAAGAAATTTTTGATATTTTCCTCAACCCCTGAGTATTGGGTTCTTGGTGGCATTTTACTAGCAGCCGCTAACTTGTGTGTTTCAGTTTGGAATACTCTTCAG GCTGGAACTGTGAAACAATACCCACAAGTGATGAAAGTGGCATCTTTTTACAGCACCATTGGAACACTCCAATCTGCTTTACTATCAGCTTTGTTATTCGAAAGAGACTTAAATGCTTGGAAGCTAAATCTTAACAGCACCGAACTCCTCCTTATTGTTTTAACA GCAACTTTTATGGGTCTTATCCGAAGTTGTGTGCATCTATGGTGCATGCGCATGAAAGGTCCATTATATGTGCCCATGTTTAAGCCATTTGGTATTGTTTTTGCCACCATTTTTGGTACCAGCCTCCCTGCAAGTACTCTTCGTTACGGAag tgTGATTGGAACAGCTATAGTTGGAATGGGGTACTTTACACTGATGTGGAGTCAACTAAATCATGAAGACGAAGTGCGTAGTGTGAAACAATATGATGTTGAGTCCCCTCCAGAAGAGGACGAGGATATGAAAACTCCTCTTTTGAAACCACAACAAAACTTCGTCGACTAA
- the LOC133822063 gene encoding WAT1-related protein At3g28050-like yields MVKIPVLPAVGMLMAECAQVGLMMVSKAAMSDGMSNIIFIFYSNALASLILLPSSLLFHRSERPSLTFSIIGGFFLLGLLGFLAQFFGYAGINLSSPTLGTALLNLIPGFTYILAITLRMEALNWRSSSSQAKSIGTIILILGAFIVTLYKGPSLLMTPSSSSNVSYTELLFQQPNWVLGGLLLTADCVAASAWLIVQASILKQYPAELIMVFFYCFFVAVLSAVFGLILERDLSAWSLKSKLRFSAVLYSGVFGSAFQVSVSTWCMHKTGPVFVSMFKPVGVVIAFAAGVIFFGDTFFFGRLLGSIIIVAGFYSVMWGKAKESQVEVDARITSSESSASKAPLLQNSVEGHSSSS; encoded by the exons ATGGTTAAGATTCCAGTGCTACCAGCTGTGGGGATGCTGATGGCGGAGTGTGCCCAAGTTGGGCTAATGATGGTCAGTAAAGCCGCCATGTCTGATGGAATGAGCAATATTATCTTCATCTTCTACTCCAATGCTCTCGCCTCTCTCATACTCCTCCCTTCTTCTTTGCTCTTTCACAG ATCAGAGCGTCCTTCACTTACTTTTTCAATCATTGGTGGGTTCTTTTTGCTTGGCCTACTTGG TTTCCTTGCTCAGTTCTTTGGTTATGCTGGGATTAATTTGAGCTCTCCCACTCTTGGCACAGCATTGCTCAATCTTATTCCAGGTTTTACCTACATACTTGCGATTACTCTAAG GATGGAAGCATTAAATTGGAGAAGCTCCTCTAGTCAAGCTAAATCCATAGGAACGATAATTTTGATTTTAGGGGCATTCATTGTCACTCTATACAAGGGGCCTTCACTTTTAATGACACCCTCATCATCGTCTAATGTATCTTATACAGAACTTCTTTTTCAACAGCCTAACTGGGTCCTTGGAGGATTGCTTCTTACAGCTGATTGTGTGGCAGCTTCTGCTTGGCTTATTGTACAG gcATCAATCCTCAAACAATACCCAGCAGaattgattatggttttcttctACTGCTTCTTTGTAGCTGTTCTGTCTGCAGTATTTGGTTTGATTTTGGAAAGAGATTTAAGTGCTTGGAGCTTGAAATCTAAATTGAGGTTTTCGGCTGTTCTATACTCG GGAGTTTTTGGCTCTGCATTCCAAGTTAGTGTATCTACATGGTGCATGCATAAAACAGGGCCCGTTTTTGTATCTATGTTCAAGCCTGTGGGTGTCGTCATTGCATTTGCTGCAGGTGTTATCTTCTTTGGGGATACTTTCTTCTTTGGAAG ATTGCTTGGATCAATCATAATTGTTGCTGGGTTTTACTCTGTGATGTGGGGAAAAGCCAAAGAGTCACAGGTTGAAGTGGATGCTAGGATAACAAGCTCAGAATCAAGTGCATCAAAGGCACCTCTCCTACAAAACAGCGTTGAAGGACATAGCAGCTCCAGCTGA